The Azospirillum brasilense genome window below encodes:
- the recG gene encoding ATP-dependent DNA helicase RecG, producing the protein MRPVVLFPLFRPVTALPGLGPRLGKLVEKLAGPQVVDLLWHLPSGVIDRRYAPKIAEAPNGRIATMTVRIDSHAAPHNSRHPYKVRCTDETGVLELIYFHVKGDWLERQMPVGATVVVSGKVEWFHDTPQITHPDAVVPLESKDEIEAVEPVYPMTAGLPAKTLRKAVRAMLTDVPELPEWQDAAWRSRNGWPTWHESIRRAHTPEDEADLAPTNPIRRRLAYDELLSNQLALTLVRMQQRRLSGRVIQGDGRLRAKVAAALPFSLTKSQAGSLEEIYEDMAAERRMLRLLQGDVGSGKTVVALMAMLNAVEAGHQAALMAPTEILARQHAESLAPLCKAAGVDLALLTGRDKGKARQAVLDRLASGELPLLVGTHALFQEDVAFKDLALAVIDEQHRFGVHQRLQLSAKGRAVDVLVMTATPIPRTLTLTAYGDMDVSRLTEKPAGRKPIQTVTVALDRLEEVVHGIHRKVQEGARVYWVCPLVDESEQTDLAAATERHAFLRATFGDRVGLVHGKMRGPDKDAVMAAFQAGTLDVLVATTVIEVGVNVPEATVMVIEHAERFGLAQLHQLRGRVGRGEKPSSCLLMFDPQLTETARARLKTMRDTEDGFVIAEEDLRLRGAGEVLGTRQSGLPEFRMADLAVHGDLLAAARDDAKLIVDRDPDLAGERGQSLRTLLYLFERDAAAKTLRSG; encoded by the coding sequence GTGCGTCCCGTCGTTCTCTTCCCCCTGTTCCGCCCGGTGACGGCGCTCCCCGGTCTCGGTCCCCGGCTGGGCAAGCTCGTCGAAAAGCTGGCCGGTCCGCAGGTCGTGGACCTGCTGTGGCACCTACCGTCCGGCGTCATCGACCGCCGCTACGCCCCGAAGATCGCCGAGGCGCCGAACGGGCGGATCGCCACCATGACGGTGCGCATCGATTCGCACGCCGCCCCACACAATTCCCGCCATCCTTACAAGGTGCGCTGCACCGACGAGACGGGCGTGCTGGAGCTGATCTATTTCCATGTGAAGGGCGATTGGCTGGAGCGGCAGATGCCGGTCGGCGCGACGGTGGTGGTGTCGGGCAAGGTCGAGTGGTTCCACGACACGCCGCAGATCACCCATCCGGACGCCGTGGTCCCGCTGGAGTCGAAGGACGAGATCGAGGCGGTGGAGCCGGTCTATCCGATGACGGCCGGGCTTCCGGCCAAGACGCTGCGCAAGGCCGTGCGCGCCATGCTGACCGACGTGCCGGAGCTGCCGGAATGGCAGGACGCCGCGTGGCGGTCGCGCAACGGCTGGCCGACCTGGCACGAGTCGATCCGCCGCGCCCACACCCCGGAGGACGAGGCCGACCTCGCCCCCACCAACCCGATCCGCCGAAGGCTGGCCTATGACGAGCTGCTGTCGAACCAGCTCGCCCTGACGCTGGTCCGCATGCAGCAGCGCCGCCTATCGGGCCGCGTCATCCAAGGCGACGGGCGGCTGCGCGCCAAGGTGGCCGCGGCGCTGCCCTTCTCGCTGACCAAGTCCCAGGCCGGATCGCTGGAGGAAATCTACGAGGACATGGCGGCGGAGCGGCGGATGCTGCGCCTCCTCCAGGGCGACGTCGGCAGCGGCAAGACGGTGGTCGCTCTGATGGCGATGCTGAACGCGGTGGAGGCCGGTCATCAGGCCGCCCTGATGGCGCCGACCGAGATCCTGGCCCGCCAGCACGCCGAAAGCCTCGCCCCGCTGTGCAAGGCGGCGGGGGTGGACCTCGCCTTGCTGACCGGGCGCGACAAGGGCAAGGCGCGGCAGGCGGTGCTGGACCGGCTGGCCTCGGGCGAGCTGCCGCTGCTGGTCGGCACCCACGCGCTGTTCCAGGAGGACGTCGCCTTCAAGGACCTCGCCCTGGCGGTGATCGACGAGCAGCACCGCTTCGGCGTCCACCAGCGGCTCCAGCTCTCCGCCAAGGGGCGGGCGGTGGACGTGCTGGTGATGACGGCGACGCCGATCCCGCGCACGCTGACCCTGACCGCCTACGGCGACATGGACGTGTCGCGCCTGACCGAGAAGCCGGCGGGGCGCAAGCCGATCCAGACCGTGACCGTCGCGCTCGACCGTCTGGAGGAGGTGGTGCACGGCATCCACCGCAAGGTCCAGGAGGGCGCGCGGGTCTACTGGGTCTGCCCGCTGGTCGACGAATCGGAACAGACCGACCTCGCCGCCGCGACGGAGCGCCACGCCTTCCTGCGCGCCACCTTCGGCGACCGGGTGGGGCTGGTCCATGGCAAGATGCGCGGGCCGGACAAGGACGCGGTGATGGCCGCCTTCCAGGCCGGGACCCTGGACGTGCTGGTCGCCACGACGGTCATCGAGGTCGGCGTGAACGTGCCCGAGGCCACCGTCATGGTGATCGAGCACGCCGAGCGCTTCGGCCTTGCCCAGCTTCACCAGCTCCGCGGCCGGGTGGGGCGTGGCGAGAAGCCGTCGTCCTGCCTGCTGATGTTCGACCCGCAACTGACGGAGACGGCGCGCGCCCGCCTGAAGACGATGCGCGACACCGAGGACGGCTTCGTCATCGCGGAGGAGGACTTGCGGCTGCGTGGCGCGGGCGAGGTGCTGGGCACCCGTCAGTCGGGGTTGCCCGAGTTCCGCATGGCCGATCTGGCGGTGCACGGCGACCTGCTGGCCGCCGCCCGCGACGACGCGAAGCTGATCGTGGACCGTGATCCCGATCTGGCCGGCGAGCGCGGTCAGTCGCTGCGGACTCTGTTGTACCTGTTCGAACGGGACGCAGCGGCGAAGACGTTGCGGTCGGGGTAG